In the genome of Paralichthys olivaceus isolate ysfri-2021 chromosome 10, ASM2471397v2, whole genome shotgun sequence, the window TTTGTAAGAAAGTATACAGGGTTGGAAAGAGGAATTCTTTCTTCGtaatttacaaataaaatcttaACTATGTGGGCATTGTCTTTACGTCGTTTGCAGCTCCAggatacagagaaaaaaaattacaactaATATCAGAAATCCCCCATTGTCTCTTGATATTTGGATACATGGGCACAAGCAAAATATGACGGCATGGTCCACATTTAATTATTCTTGAGTGCTACGTTTATAggtgtaatatttaaaaatgtgtttttttatgtatatatcTGGAGGTTagcttaattttttttcataacAGGATTTGCCTATAGGAGAAAGCTTTTTGTTTCATTAGGCGCAGCAGTTCAAACACATCTGGCTGCCGGTATTTATTTGTCAGGGCAGAGGTCATGTTTGATTGTGACACCTAAAGTAGTAGCTTTTATCACTCAGACGTTGGTAGGGTTTTCTTCAAGTCAAACACATCCAGTGGACTGAGACAGAAGCTGACTAATGGGTTGAGAGAAAGTGAGGATGTGCTGATGTTGGTGTGACGAGGGAGTCACCTGAGAGAGTGCTTCTCCGCTCGACTATATAAGAGCCAGCAGATCAAGAGGGGACCATGAAACAGCTGCAGAAGCCAAGAGAGAAGACGGACAGCAGCCAACACACTTTTCAATCCCTCTGTCAGACGCTCAGATAAAGGAGCACAGGTGAGACATGCACTTTCTCTTGTCAggaaaaacttttatttcaacatGGTTCGGTGAAATaatctcaaaatgttttgttcacCTTTCAGAAGCTCAAACGATGACAAGCGTCCACACTTTGTCCGGACTCCTGCTTCTCATCATCATCCAAAGCAGCTGGCAGGTGCCTGACCAGGACACAGATCGAAACTCCATGTAAGATCAactctctgcttttcttctttctccctgACTCACCACGGGACTCTCCAGCCTGACATGGCATTCAGGTTTCATCAAAGGTTTTGATTTTTTGCAGCAAGTAACCAGAGTTGAACATAATTTGTAGAAACTCTCATCAAaactatttatctatttattttttatgggTTTTTGTTGGTCGAAAAAGTTATAGGCAGAGAGTGTGCAGGccgttttgtcacattttgcaaATAGGTGAAAAGAAATGTCCTGGAATTTCAGCTGGAATTTGCAATGAGACAACCAGCAgcaaatattcattttaatttacagaTTAGTAAAATGTTGTGAGATTACACTGTCATGTTTCttacaaaaatgtgaaaatattctAATGCCTTAGTGTATGTTTGTGAATTGTGacaatgtttgaatgtttctgttgattATTTAGTTTCAACTATTGCTTATGattcatgacaaaaaaaactgctCAAGTTTTGCTTGTGCTcattaaatcttttaaaatcaaacaatcTACGACCACAGCATCAAAGAGATCCACGTTTACAGTTATGATCACTGATAATGAAATGTGTGAGTAGTGATTAGTGGTGGATAGTGAAGCTGAAGAACAGATGTGGCGTGGGGGACAATTTGGCAAATAAGAACTCCCCCAGGAGACCCtgcaagagagaggaagaacagaggagagggggCGGGGGAGGCTATGATATGAACAATGAGTACAAATAGGTTTGCATGCAGCAGTTGGGCATTTACAACCACatgacaggaagaggagggtttGAAGTGAGTGTGTCCTGCTCACCTCAGCTGTTTCAATGTCTTTTTCTTGTAGGATATTGACTGAAAACTCCATGATGACCGAACCAATTGAGCTCCCAAAGAGACATTCAGAGGGAACATTTTCAAACGACTACAGTAAATACCTGGAGACAAGACGAGCACAAGACTTTGTCCAGTGGCTAAAGAACTCAAAAAGGAACGGGTGAGTGTGTCCTGTCAGGCTCGTGCACAGATACATCCCAGTTGGTGCTTGAGCACCTATTGAATTGGCCTCTGAAAAAAATTTGCGGGACATttctcaaaattaaaaaaaaaaggtatatcagttttttaaatatttccagTGATGGCATCAGTTCTCAATTTCAATAATTTGAGATCTAATTATTGgggttcaactttggtgaactttgacccacaTTATTTTCATTGCCTTTGCGTATGTGCCCTCATCCGAGCCACAGCAATTTACACATCTGAATTGGATTCAAGTTTTAATTTGCCTGATGTCAACCAGATAACCTTAGGATTTGAAAGCCTCAATATGGTTTTCACTGTCACTGAAACTGAACATCAGAGATATATTACCATAATTTTTTACTATCAAACatcctttaaataaataaatctgtggtTAACAGATGCACTTCTGTAAATAACTTTGTTTTAATCAATAATTATGAGAGGGGTGCCCTTTTTTTCACTTGAGCACCTACCCACCAAAATATGCAACCACGGCCCTGTGACTTCCTATTACTGAATCACTTCATGTTGGAGCATTACTTGAATTATTCTGAATGTTGTAATATATTAAGGACTATGATTGTGTTGTCTCTGgatctgatttgatttcaggTCTAATCAAGCTTATTCAAAAAGTAGTTAGTCGTTTGCACCCCAGTTGTAATGAATGTATCTGTTTCTGCAGGAGTCTATTTAGACGTCATGCAGACGGCACCTACACCAGCGACGTGAGCTCCTACCTGCAAGACAAGGCAGCAAAGGAGTTTGTGTCCTGGCTGAAGACCGGCCGGGGCAGGAGAGAGTAGACTCCACCACATCATAATGCAACTATTCCCATTGACTCTGTGCCATTATATGTTTCACTGTCTGTACGAGCCTTTTCCCTTTGTCATGCTATTAAATTCCCATCATAAAAATCTCTGTCGGCCTTCGGTGGTTGAAGGAAAtgtcaaaatgcaaaaaagtatgtttgaaatgtgtgtcAATCCTAAATGTTGGTGATTTTTCATCAAGCACTCACATCATGATTCTTTTTTTgaaatttcacattttcaccttCCTTCTCATGTAAACTTAAAAAGAATAAGACACAATTATTGATCTGGATTCTGCGAGTTCACTAATTACTTCTGTAGATAGTCTCGATACCGTTTCTTATAATTCAGAAAAGTCGTATTTAGTTTTCAATAAAGAAATGTGTACAATCAATGAGTTCCCTCTTGGTTTGACAAGGATCGCTTTACATCCCATCATGAGGTTGACGTTTTCAACATAGGCTCCAACTTAAAGTGCATCagtaatttaataaaatgaagtaaaaacagagtcaattaatcaataatagtttaaaataacttttttgcttCATCACCCAAAATTATTACGAATATCAGTGTTCACTTTTGGCCAAGAAACAGAATTTGACAGCGTGCACCAATGTTTCTTCTGCCATGCTCTCTGAATCCTCCTGTTTAAGGAAGCAGAACCAAACTCAATGAACACGCCATGCAGTCCCCAAGGGGAGCTGTGCGTTGGGATTATTACCAGGTAATCAAATGATGTGTCACCTGTCAACTGTTCACTGGATTTCCAAGTGATGCTCTGACAGCACACCAAGGACATTGGTCATGCTAAATGAAAGTAAACATAATTATGTGATTGTCGGACTCACTGGGAACAACGACTGGGTTGACACTTCCTCCTGGCACGATAAACAGTGGAATTCACATGAGCCAGCAGCTCGACGTGCTTTGAGATGAGCCGCATCTCTCAGCTGTCATCCGTCGCTCATCAAACCATCTGTTGATCACAGGAGCCAGGCCCTCTCCAGTTGAGGCCAAATCTCCGAGGGTTCCTACGTATTTTATTCTTCCTGTTATTCTCCATGCAGGTGCAGTGTGTGGATGAAGTGTGTCATCAAAGGCACAACTGATCTGACATGATGCGATTAAAGGGATACCAGCAACTGATCAATAAATATcaaatagagacagagagagagagagagagagagagtgagcgagagagagagagagtgaaataaGTGAGTGATTGACCAACAGAGTGAGCGATCAGTTATTAATTGCATTTGTACTTTGTACCCTGATTATAAAGTCTTACCCATGTTTCCATGGTTGCACAGTTCAGAATGAGCAAATAAGCAGAAGAACAAGTGTGATTATAGaaatttattaaattaaaatagcattgacataataaaacatttttttgttcttgaatacattttaaaactctGATATTTCAACCTCATTGTAATCCTCAGGGTTAGATTTTGAATGTTCTCGTATCTTCTTAATTTATGACATCAAATAAACTTAAgagctttaaaacacaaaatgaggTTATtcctttttacatttacaaaataagcCATACACTGACACTATAGAGACATACGTCTATGTAAGCTTGCAAGGTGTTCTGtaacaaacatgtttattatattCCACAAAATAGATATAGATAAATAATTTCTATAATAAATATGTATTGGAGAATTGATTTTTTACCAAAAAAAGTGCTTTTGTATTTGGTTCAGTATTTGTACAGTATGTTGTTCTTTCgttagttttaaaaaatcatttccATCTTAGGTGGGTCACATCATtgtgcagaataaaaaatggTCCCACCAACTCACATCACAAACGTCCAGTTTACAGACCGTTTCAGGATGTTTACATTTCAAACAGCTTCTATGTAGTTATTGTCAACAATGATCTTAGATTAACTAGatcttcatatttaatttcacatCATATTCAATGTAGGGAATcgttacataaataaataatgttgatATGATGGTATTTTGAAATACAAAGTATATAACAAAATACATTTGTCCCAAagcaaaaatttaaaaacaaaaccaaccaTTTTGTAGTTTACATTCAGTGTGGTATTAATAAAGTATCTAGATTTACATATAAAGTACATTTTGACATCAACAACACAAGAAATTTCTACAGAAGTTTCCATGAATAAGCAGTATATTTGTGACACATCAGATAACACGCACATTGATTTACAAACATATATTTGAGGGATTTATAATCAGCAGTACACAATGTACACACAGAGGGGACagtgacaaagacacacaacactGTCCCTCCTCTTCTCGCTTTGCATTTCTCATCTTGCACCATTGTTTTGTGGGGAAATACTGTGAGCGTTGTGGTAAACTGTAAGCATTGACAAAGGTATACAGTGAGTTAATACAACATCTCATTACATTTCTGCATTAAAGATGTCACTCAGGTAAAAGGGCAGTAAAATGTacttaaaataacagaaatagaAGAATTCATTATGCAGTATCGTATTATCACTGTCATCTTA includes:
- the gcgb gene encoding glucagon b, which codes for MTSVHTLSGLLLLIIIQSSWQVPDQDTDRNSMILTENSMMTEPIELPKRHSEGTFSNDYSKYLETRRAQDFVQWLKNSKRNGSLFRRHADGTYTSDVSSYLQDKAAKEFVSWLKTGRGRRE